GAAGAGCTTCAAGGCCTGGGGGTGCCCAGGGCACAGCACAGTCACCTGCATACCCTAGGACGGGACACTGGAGAGCACTCATGGCAAGGGGTTGACATCATCTCTATGATTTAATTATTTAGGGTTTTCCTCCATCTTAACCTCATGccaaaaagaacaagaaattcTGAAAGAACAAATGATGAGCACGCTTTAGTAGCTAAGATTTGctgaacacctattatgtgccaggcactgtgcttactGTCTTTGCATATACGTACCGTCTTAACTCTAAACAGCAGTCTATGAGATAAGTAACACTCCTCTAtatccatcttacagatgaggaataaagctcagagaggttaagtaatctgTTAACCGAGGTCTCATAATCAATAAAACCAGGACCTAGGATTCAAGCCTGGACTATCTGACTTTCAAGCCTCTGGTACCTTGCCTGCAGAAATgcataaggaaacagaggcaaaagaaaaatgacatgacagccataaaaaagaatgagataatgccatctacagcaacatggatggacctagagattatcatactaagtgaagtaagtcagacagagaaagacaaatactatatgatatcacttatacgtggaatctaaaaaaaaatgatacaaatgaacttatttacaaaacagaaacagacttcgaaaacaaacttatggttaccaaaagggaaggggggagggataaattaggaggttgggattaacatatacacactactatatataaaatagataaccaacaaggacctactatatagcacagggaactctactcaatactctgtaataacctatatgggaaaagaatctgaaaaagaatagatatatgtataactgaatcactttgctgtacacctgaaactaacacaacattataaatcaactatactccaatataaaataaaaaagaaaaatgaggtgaaaACAGGAATGAGGTGAGCATactgaatggataaggaaaatgtggtcTACTCATACAGTGCaatgattcagccttaaaaaggaaaaaaattctgacacaggctgcaacatggatgaaccctgagaacattatgctgagtgaaacagGCCAGTCacagaatgacaaatactgtatgatctctcttataggAGGTACTTAGAGTAGCCAAATTCAGAGACAAAGTAGAAGGGGTGGTCGCCAGTGCTGGGAGGAGCAGGAAATGGGGAATTGTTGTTTAAAAGATATAGTTTgtgttttacaagatgaaaagagttatgggaatagatgatgatgatgataatggttgCACAATTTGAATGTatttagtgccactgaactgtacacttaaaaatggttaagatggtgaattctgtgttatgtgtattttaccaaaattaaaaaaaaaggaggggaagaaagaaaaaaaagagaaagaaaggaagagagagaggggagagagggaagggagggagggagggagggagggaggaaatgctATGCAGAGACTGAGTGAAAAACTATAGATGGATCAAAAACATAGCTCTGAGCTCCCTGAACTCCTAGGGCAGAACTCCCTAAGCGCTCTCATGTCATGGCACTCATGGAAAAGGACAGTATTTCTATGGCATGTGGGGCAACTGGTCCAAGGCCATGGGCACTCACAGTCTCCACCCTGAAGGCAAGGGGATCAGGGTCTCTGCCATGTGTAGTCCATTCCCCATATACCAGCGGGGGAGCTCTGCTCTAGAACCTGGGCTCCAAGGCCGAAACTGCTGATTACCTGTTTTGTTCCATAACTTAGTCATACTTGGTCAGCCTCAAGCCTCTCTAAGAACCACCAACCATATCCATAGAGATCTGAACACAGCAGGACAAGAACATAGGCTTTGATCTTTCATTCTGATCTTAAAGAGACAGTAAAACAGGAGGCATCTTTGAGCTCACCGAGTAGACATCATGAGCAAGGCTCACCCTCCTGAGTGGAAGAAATTTATGGAGAAGTTATCACTAAAATTAAATGGTGGCAGACATGTCCAAGGAATATTGTGGGGCTTTGATCCCTTTATGAATCTTGTGATAGATGAATGTGTGGAGATGGCAACTAGTGGGCAACAGAACAATACTGGAGTGGTGGTGATATGAGGAAACAGTACCATGTTAGAAGCCCTGGAACCAGTATGAACAATGGCTGTGTTCACCAGAGAAATCAACTGCTTCCACATGTCCCCTCCACATTTTACTATGATAAAAACTGGCTCGTGTACATTTTATTactgaacatttttattaaataaacttttgtaatagtgaaaaaaaaaaccccaggaaaaTACTCATTAACCTGGATGTTTGTGGAATGGCGTGTCCGTACGCCTGAAGTGCTGACTGACAGAGGAGACTCAGAGCGCTCCGTGTGCCTGAGAAGCTCCTGAAAATGCAGTGCCTCAATTAATATTAAACAATTGTTTCCCGTGTGTCGGAGACAGGTTGTTGGGGCCTGGAAGTATCTCTCTAAAAAAGGAGAAACCTAGGAATCTGCTGCACATTCAAGCCATTTGGTAATTCAACAAAATCAtttcattctccaataaaaagaaacaggactCAGAGAAATAGCTGATTCTAGGTTACGGACAGGAAATACACAAGACAAGTCTGGACTATCTTGTTAGTACCAGGAACTAAGGAAatgctgttaaaaacaaaacaaaacccctcaaaacTCCACCAATAATGGAAGTATGTAAAAGGGACACAGGGGCCatctgaaagagctcccaatggctaAAGCTGGAAGAGtttaggcaagaaaataaagtAGTACTGGATTAAacctaaagtataaaataaatatcccagagtccatactgatataaagaaATGAGGGAGAAGACAAATCCATGCAGAACAATTTCAAATAGCTTATGTAGCtactctgccctcatggaggggCTGTATAACCCGCCACTCCTTA
This DNA window, taken from Balaenoptera ricei isolate mBalRic1 chromosome 15, mBalRic1.hap2, whole genome shotgun sequence, encodes the following:
- the LOC132349123 gene encoding small nuclear ribonucleoprotein G-like, which produces MSKAHPPEWKKFMEKLSLKLNGGRHVQGILWGFDPFMNLVIDECVEMATSGQQNNTGVVVI